Part of the Vigna angularis cultivar LongXiaoDou No.4 chromosome 1, ASM1680809v1, whole genome shotgun sequence genome, ATCGCCTAGGCACTTCCTGATCGTTGAACAGATAACTCAGCAAGaagaaattttagagagaactcagagaactctgaggaataaagttctagagagatgaagtgttcttagaataatgagaagtgtttataaaatttcattttatattatcagattattttaaagtaaaataatcgatcttattattttaatacaccaaTCTACTCTATAACACTATATTTTTTAGGTCTTTACAAACGATTTATAGTCGAattgataataatataataaatttatcgaTGTTTATGTAATTATTCTGTAAGATGATCACTTGGTTTGTAAATCACAATCATTtcatctaataataataattatgattatttttgtgACGTGCTTAACTATATTGAGTGTCTGGTTTAGTTAACCACACACTCATCCCATATATTATTATGAAAGTAAgagataaataaaatcaataaataattttagaaattaggaagaatcataataatttataattccaTAATACTCCAATATTCTCTTATTATTTTGcaatttctaattatttttgattaatttttatttaacatttttagcTACTGACATCAATAATTCTTACTATATTTTgtagttaaataatatttagttatCAAATGTATCAGtttgtgatatttttatttattatttttaaataataaactcattacaaaataaataaatgaagtgCTTCCACCGctatttataacaaatattaatatccAATTTATTCTCacttgtattttaaaattatagtattTTAAATCTTACAAACATCTAACATGTATactatagtaaaataaaaaataaaacatttattttctaagtttttacTATTTCCTACTACAATTATTTCCCCCTTTTTACTCAAATTTATATCTATATTGCTCCTctgatttattttcatttagatTATAAAGTACACACatcatgaaaaataataatacatattttatttaaaaagtatataaaattaatagaaatacTAAACGTCGtctatttaaaataagataacgcgataataaaaaaaatatgttgtgcTGATTTTTTAGGAATGTGTACCGCGTAGAATATATAAAAGTGATCACAACGTATGAATTCCTTTCTCGTGCTACTCTCACTTCATTTGTTGCTCAAATGGGTGGCGGAGGAGTTATGAGGACGGCGGCGAAGGGTACCGGCATTGGCGTCTTCTGGTCGGGTCTCCGTGGGTTTCCGGTGGCGCTCCCGACCGAGAAATCGGTTCGCAACGCGTCGCCACCCTTGTCTGTCGCTGGCGTACTGTCGCAGGGAGCGAAGACCGCCGAGGTTGTCTCGGTGCACACGGCGGCATCGTGGGATGAGTGGGACTCCGCCGACAACAGCGGTTTGGTTGTGCCGAGGGTGTTGTTCGTTTCTGTCCCCAAGGAAGCTAAGAAAGCCATTGCAGACTTGAAGGACGCCATTGAtcagtaaaatatttttttttaattgatgatgattgttgtaatataaatttaatttattt contains:
- the LOC108325959 gene encoding uncharacterized protein LOC108325959, yielding MGGGGVMRTAAKGTGIGVFWSGLRGFPVALPTEKSVRNASPPLSVAGVLSQGAKTAEVVSVHTAASWDEWDSADNSGLVVPRVLFVSVPKEAKKAIADLKDAIDQ